In Pseudomonadota bacterium, the following proteins share a genomic window:
- a CDS encoding rRNA pseudouridine synthase — MAAERLQKLLARAGVASRRACEDLVVAGRVRVNGRVVRELGAKADLQSDRVELDGRRLTAGKPIYYVLNKPRAVVATLDDPEGRESIADLLRGIRERVFPVGRLDYHTSGALLLTNDGELAQALLHPRRAVPKTYVAKVRGAVDERTLALLSNGIVLDDGYKTRKADVYVLREERDSTWLQLTLREGKNRQIHRMVEAAGQRVVRLSRTEFAGITVEGLRPGQHRPLSGKELDRLKRDYLNPSRRAKTRQARTASDVETSSPSATQRPRPASKQHGRRETSSVELPSEPRRRRRVQSASAPGPRNRKRPPRR; from the coding sequence GTGGCCGCGGAACGCCTCCAGAAACTGCTCGCGCGAGCGGGCGTGGCTTCTCGGCGCGCCTGCGAAGACCTTGTTGTCGCGGGTCGTGTACGGGTCAACGGCCGGGTGGTGCGCGAACTAGGCGCGAAGGCCGACCTGCAGAGCGATCGTGTGGAGCTCGATGGGAGGCGGCTGACCGCCGGCAAGCCCATCTACTACGTGCTCAACAAGCCGCGCGCCGTGGTCGCCACGCTGGACGACCCCGAGGGTCGCGAGAGCATCGCCGACCTGCTCCGGGGGATCCGGGAACGCGTCTTTCCGGTCGGCCGTCTCGACTACCACACGAGCGGCGCCCTGCTGCTTACCAACGACGGCGAGCTGGCACAGGCCCTGCTTCACCCACGCCGAGCCGTGCCCAAGACCTACGTGGCCAAAGTGCGTGGCGCGGTGGACGAACGGACCCTGGCACTGCTCAGCAACGGCATCGTGCTCGACGACGGCTACAAGACCCGCAAGGCCGACGTCTACGTGCTTCGCGAGGAGCGCGACAGCACCTGGCTGCAGCTCACCTTGCGGGAGGGAAAGAACCGCCAGATACACCGCATGGTCGAAGCCGCAGGCCAGCGCGTCGTGCGTCTATCGCGCACCGAGTTCGCCGGTATCACGGTCGAAGGCCTGCGACCCGGCCAGCACCGACCCCTGTCCGGCAAGGAGCTCGATCGCCTCAAGCGCGACTATTTGAATCCAAGCCGCAGGGCCAAGACAAGACAGGCGAGGACTGCAAGCGACGTCGAGACGAGCTCCCCCTCAGCAACCCAGCGCCCACGTCCCGCTTCGAAACAACACGGCCGTCGAGAGACGTCCTCAGTCGAGCTGCCCTCCGAGCCACGCCGCAGGCGCCGGGTTCAAAGCGCGTCCGCTCCTGGCCCACGCAACCGCAAGCGACCACCACGACGTTGA
- a CDS encoding molybdopterin molybdotransferase MoeA: MVPIASALETVMTACSTRGIVRVPLLDALGRVLAEDVASTCDLPPFDNSAMDGFALRAADAAEPGSILPVSGESRAGGPEPAPLSPKTARRIFTGAPLPAGADSVVMQEHTESVGDGVRLLQAVRFGANVRARGSDLVRHERAVAAGQVLGPGELGMLSAQDRAVISVYRRPRVAIVTTGDELRDLGAAGTPTSIVNSNAYSLAAQVREAGGVAQVLPSVTDNLSSVLEAVRAGLELDVLITSGGASVGQYDIVREALCRANITIRFHKVAMKPGKPVIFGLASKTLVFGLPGNPVSSLVAFEIFVRPALRRILGDRTPYRVTSLARVTGSYQRSRGRTELARAALRHRDGTLEATLHCKQGSGSLASLVALDGLVIIPPELTSLEAGTTLPALLLRSSGASDPPPF; the protein is encoded by the coding sequence ATGGTTCCCATCGCAAGCGCGCTCGAGACGGTCATGACCGCCTGCTCGACACGCGGCATCGTGCGCGTACCCCTGCTCGACGCGCTGGGCCGGGTGCTCGCCGAAGACGTCGCCTCGACATGCGATTTGCCCCCATTCGACAACAGCGCAATGGACGGCTTTGCACTGCGAGCTGCAGACGCTGCCGAGCCTGGTTCGATTCTGCCGGTGTCGGGTGAGAGCCGCGCCGGTGGTCCGGAGCCCGCGCCTCTGAGCCCCAAGACGGCCCGGCGCATCTTCACCGGAGCGCCGCTGCCCGCAGGAGCCGACAGCGTCGTGATGCAGGAGCACACCGAATCGGTTGGAGACGGTGTACGTCTCCTGCAAGCCGTTCGGTTCGGGGCCAACGTGCGGGCCCGAGGCAGCGATCTCGTCCGGCACGAGCGCGCCGTGGCGGCAGGTCAGGTGCTAGGGCCCGGCGAACTAGGCATGTTGTCGGCGCAAGACCGCGCGGTGATCAGCGTGTATCGGCGCCCGCGCGTCGCCATTGTCACGACAGGTGACGAGCTCCGCGATCTCGGCGCTGCGGGCACGCCCACTTCCATCGTAAACAGCAACGCCTATTCGCTCGCAGCACAAGTGCGCGAAGCAGGCGGCGTCGCGCAAGTACTGCCCTCGGTGACAGACAACCTGTCCAGCGTGCTCGAGGCGGTTCGCGCCGGCCTCGAGCTCGATGTCTTGATCACCTCCGGTGGGGCTTCTGTCGGTCAGTACGATATCGTTAGGGAGGCCTTGTGCCGGGCCAACATAACCATCCGCTTCCACAAGGTGGCGATGAAGCCAGGCAAGCCCGTGATATTCGGCCTGGCATCCAAGACCCTGGTGTTTGGTTTGCCCGGAAACCCCGTGAGCTCGCTGGTAGCTTTCGAGATCTTCGTGCGACCCGCACTGCGCCGCATCCTGGGCGACCGTACACCTTATCGCGTGACCTCGCTGGCACGCGTCACCGGGAGCTACCAACGCTCGCGAGGGCGCACCGAGCTCGCGCGTGCAGCGCTACGCCACAGAGACGGCACGCTCGAGGCCACCCTGCACTGCAAGCAGGGATCGGGCTCGTTGGCTTCCTTGGTCGCGCTGGACGGCCTCGTCATCATCCCGCCGGAGCTGACTTCGCTCGAAGCAGGCACGACGCTGCCCGCCTTGCTGCTGCGAAGCAGCGGAGCAAGCGACCCGCCACCTTTCTAG
- a CDS encoding MYXO-CTERM sorting domain-containing protein, producing the protein MPGATGGGIPAPAPQLPPTAGPRPAATAPDGGCSCSLAARASSAPGAWSLAVALAFLATRSRRRRTRVAARGQGTMTE; encoded by the coding sequence ATGCCCGGCGCGACAGGCGGCGGGATACCGGCACCTGCACCCCAGCTGCCGCCGACGGCCGGACCCAGGCCGGCCGCCACGGCGCCGGACGGCGGCTGCTCGTGTAGCTTGGCGGCGCGGGCGTCGAGCGCGCCGGGCGCGTGGTCGCTTGCGGTGGCGCTCGCGTTCCTCGCGACGCGCTCAAGGCGGCGCCGCACCCGGGTTGCCGCGCGAGGCCAAGGGACGATGACAGAATAA
- a CDS encoding ribbon-helix-helix domain-containing protein, protein MARKKISTTIYITAEQNEQLKLLHERTKVPVAVYIREGIDLVLKLHEHQLPGQLSLEPEK, encoded by the coding sequence ATGGCGCGTAAGAAAATCTCAACAACAATCTACATCACCGCCGAGCAGAACGAGCAGCTCAAGCTGCTTCACGAGCGCACCAAGGTCCCGGTCGCAGTCTACATACGCGAGGGCATCGACCTGGTGCTCAAGCTCCATGAGCACCAGCTCCCAGGGCAGTTGTCGCTGGAGCCGGAGAAGTAG